In a single window of the uncultured Fibrobacter sp. genome:
- a CDS encoding FISUMP domain-containing protein yields MKQLFNKVAIAALPLTAAIALNACGDNRECTYNESEHTLVCPEKTYKTVNLGEKVWMAENLDVFTPDSSICYGNNHDNCNSDGRLYTYASATGAVCPTGWALPSLDDYKAAFADKDPSTLKDAAGFNAIFAGFKYYDGKFADKGASASFWTNNSYDDSRAYLVRITDTRITYEHYNKNIFASVRCIKK; encoded by the coding sequence ATGAAACAGCTTTTCAATAAAGTCGCAATCGCAGCACTTCCCCTGACCGCAGCAATCGCCCTTAACGCCTGCGGAGACAACCGTGAATGCACCTACAACGAAAGCGAACACACGCTCGTCTGCCCCGAAAAAACTTACAAGACCGTAAACCTAGGCGAAAAGGTCTGGATGGCCGAAAACCTGGACGTTTTCACTCCTGATTCCAGCATCTGCTACGGTAACAACCACGACAACTGCAATTCGGACGGACGCCTTTACACTTACGCCTCGGCCACGGGCGCTGTATGCCCCACCGGATGGGCTCTTCCCTCCCTTGACGACTACAAGGCGGCCTTTGCCGACAAGGACCCCTCCACCCTCAAGGACGCCGCAGGTTTCAACGCCATTTTCGCCGGATTCAAGTACTACGACGGAAAATTCGCCGACAAGGGCGCAAGCGCAAGCTTCTGGACAAACAACAGCTACGACGATTCCAGGGCATATCTCGTGCGCATCACCGACACCCGAATCACCTACGAACACTACAATAAGAATATCTTCGCCTCTGTCCGTTGCATAAAAAAATAA
- a CDS encoding TIGR02452 family protein, which translates to MSNKNFRERNVEIFEDTARRCHENARLSRSIANSMKLERFTGAGECVDAGNLNVFADPACIRVSKKRTFEAAEAYAGTKVAVLNFASASSPGGGVEEGAGAQEESLCRCSTLFDCLSTKKMAELFYKPHRRNRTPLHNDDCIYTPGVTVFKTDTVFPELRDESEWFDVDVITCAAPNLRYCSRSGDRYVDNFSEITVSDAELKQLHKQRLRRILDLAVMNKVESVVLGAFGCGAFRNDPRIVAEATVETIADYRYAFRNIEFAVYCRPEDDLNYRVFGDALLK; encoded by the coding sequence ATGTCAAATAAAAATTTTAGGGAAAGAAACGTTGAAATCTTTGAAGATACCGCGAGGCGTTGCCACGAAAATGCCCGCCTGTCCCGTTCGATTGCAAATTCTATGAAGCTTGAACGGTTTACGGGCGCAGGTGAATGTGTCGATGCGGGAAACCTGAATGTGTTTGCGGATCCGGCCTGCATTCGTGTCTCGAAAAAGCGGACCTTTGAGGCGGCCGAAGCGTATGCGGGGACTAAGGTGGCCGTACTCAATTTTGCAAGTGCCTCTAGCCCCGGTGGCGGCGTCGAGGAAGGGGCGGGTGCCCAGGAGGAATCGCTTTGCCGCTGTTCCACGCTATTCGATTGCCTTTCGACTAAGAAAATGGCGGAACTTTTCTATAAGCCGCATCGCCGTAACAGGACTCCGCTGCATAACGATGATTGCATCTATACGCCGGGTGTCACGGTTTTCAAGACGGATACGGTTTTCCCGGAACTGCGCGATGAATCGGAATGGTTCGATGTCGACGTAATCACCTGTGCGGCTCCCAACTTGCGCTACTGTAGTCGTAGCGGGGATCGCTATGTGGATAACTTTAGCGAAATCACCGTATCCGATGCGGAACTCAAGCAGTTACATAAGCAAAGGCTTCGGCGTATTCTGGACCTTGCCGTTATGAACAAGGTCGAAAGTGTCGTGCTGGGGGCCTTTGGCTGTGGCGCTTTCCGGAATGACCCTAGAATTGTGGCGGAAGCGACCGTAGAGACGATTGCCGATTATCGCTATGCCTTTAGGAA
- a CDS encoding ribose-phosphate pyrophosphokinase yields the protein MSDRFIVTGNFTDDPFAIDMAQYIGLREDISDMVSLKTFANSEFCPRYMLDVDDMEHIGRRLEGKIVLICSVSNHERSRNDYAMRNCILARAAKDNGAEQVVLVEPDLFYSAQDRGPHRIGELEKDRPDIDLKKFDGQAFTSLLYAQLLKTSGVDAVVTVHNHSIKVQNLFAEIFGKDNFHNLIPTDVYAHYIKNSNFVQTGKDGNNLVIVSPDKGARPFMNAVYEALDLPECKRVVMDKVRTGEREISMTFNPELSDISIEEIEGKDVIVFDDMVRTGTTIVQCCEHIKKGNPNRVCFGVTHFHTSPEAREKLNSHAIDEILTTSTLPDIMNRDCQGRLRKKLTVMKLGKWIARHVMQMYGLDDGRFEKDFYKIDMSSKNPRWPPQFF from the coding sequence TAACTCCGAATTCTGCCCCCGCTATATGCTGGACGTGGATGACATGGAACATATTGGCCGCCGCTTGGAAGGCAAGATTGTTCTGATTTGCTCGGTCTCTAACCATGAACGCAGCCGTAACGACTACGCCATGCGTAACTGCATTCTGGCGCGCGCCGCCAAGGACAATGGTGCCGAACAGGTCGTCTTGGTTGAACCGGATCTTTTCTACAGTGCCCAGGACCGCGGTCCGCACCGCATCGGCGAACTCGAGAAGGACCGCCCGGACATCGACTTGAAGAAGTTCGACGGCCAGGCTTTCACTAGCCTTCTTTACGCCCAGCTCCTCAAGACTTCCGGCGTCGACGCCGTGGTTACCGTTCACAACCACAGCATCAAGGTGCAGAACCTGTTTGCTGAAATCTTCGGCAAGGACAATTTCCATAACCTGATTCCGACGGACGTCTACGCCCACTACATCAAGAACAGCAACTTTGTTCAGACTGGCAAGGACGGCAACAACCTCGTGATCGTTTCCCCGGACAAGGGCGCACGCCCGTTCATGAACGCCGTTTACGAAGCGCTCGACCTGCCCGAATGCAAGCGTGTGGTGATGGACAAGGTGCGTACTGGCGAACGCGAAATCAGCATGACTTTCAACCCGGAACTTTCCGACATCAGCATCGAGGAAATCGAGGGCAAGGACGTGATCGTGTTCGACGACATGGTTCGTACTGGTACGACGATTGTGCAGTGCTGCGAACACATCAAGAAGGGTAACCCGAACCGCGTTTGCTTCGGCGTGACGCACTTCCACACGAGCCCCGAAGCCCGTGAAAAGCTCAACAGCCACGCTATCGACGAAATCCTCACGACCTCGACTCTCCCGGATATCATGAACCGTGACTGCCAGGGCCGTCTCCGCAAGAAGCTCACCGTGATGAAGCTCGGTAAGTGGATTGCTCGCCACGTGATGCAGATGTACGGCTTGGATGACGGTCGCTTCGAGAAGGACTTCTACAAGATCGATATGTCCTCCAAGAACCCGCGTTGGCCCCCTCAGTTTTTTTAA
- a CDS encoding LysR family transcriptional regulator: MELTHIKYFLEVARTEHVTQSAKNLCIVQPALTHAIHRLEDELGVKLFKTSGRNVKLTEAGDYFYKKVKPLYEDIEALPARLRAKSDKQAITVSVKVLAASSFVANAIILYKKQSPALRFYLVQKEESSLYDICVQTYSNYRPQENPDEETFVCSENIYLAVPNTAQYKKRDSISLHELGDTNFIGLYGSKQLHKICDDYCERIGFNSHVVFESDNALVVKDAIASGLGVGFWPEFSWGKVNNRKIRLLKITDAEFKRDIVITLRRVKQDNSHIEGFYKFLVGMLKRASRRQHQPVTAKER, translated from the coding sequence ATGGAGCTGACTCATATCAAATATTTTTTGGAAGTCGCGCGTACCGAGCATGTCACGCAAAGTGCCAAGAACCTTTGCATTGTGCAGCCCGCGCTTACCCATGCCATCCACAGGCTCGAAGACGAGCTCGGCGTAAAGCTTTTCAAGACGAGTGGCCGTAACGTCAAGTTGACGGAAGCGGGCGATTATTTTTACAAGAAGGTGAAGCCCCTGTACGAAGATATCGAGGCGTTGCCGGCAAGACTGCGTGCCAAGTCAGACAAGCAGGCGATTACGGTGAGCGTGAAGGTGCTTGCGGCGTCTTCGTTCGTGGCGAACGCGATTATCCTTTACAAGAAACAGTCTCCGGCTCTCCGCTTTTACCTGGTTCAGAAAGAGGAATCATCGCTGTACGACATTTGCGTGCAGACCTATTCGAACTACCGTCCGCAAGAAAATCCGGACGAAGAAACTTTTGTATGTAGCGAAAATATCTACCTCGCCGTTCCGAATACGGCGCAATACAAAAAACGTGACAGCATTTCGCTGCACGAACTGGGTGATACGAACTTTATCGGACTTTATGGCTCCAAGCAGTTACACAAGATATGCGACGATTACTGCGAACGAATCGGGTTTAATTCGCACGTGGTATTCGAAAGCGACAACGCGCTTGTGGTGAAAGATGCCATTGCAAGTGGCCTTGGAGTTGGATTCTGGCCGGAATTCTCGTGGGGAAAAGTCAACAACCGCAAGATTCGCCTGCTAAAAATCACCGATGCCGAATTCAAGCGCGATATCGTGATTACGCTTCGCCGCGTAAAGCAGGACAATTCGCACATCGAAGGTTTCTACAAGTTCCTTGTCGGAATGCTGAAGCGGGCGTCCCGTCGGCAGCATCAGCCCGTTACGGCCAAAGAGCGCTGA
- a CDS encoding putative transporter, whose amino-acid sequence MTWLIELFTKPSVGQQVVAIALTAAVGLMVGKIKVKGISLGGAGALFVGILLGHLGLRVEGNVLHFIQEFGLILFVYTIGMQVGPGFMDSIRRHGLVLNILSTSIVLLGVIVTLCLYFLTDMHNNVPVLIGMLCGAVTNTPSLGAANSAFAAAGVDTSLTGIGYAVAYPFGVIGIILVMILVRIIFRQDPNKAAEKYTAEIAATSKEIESCSLTVDNQNLFGVMLKDIPDLISSGVVVTRLLRGESIFTPNGKTVIEKGDKLHIVGMPEAVTAMEKIIGKRLETPITTFASDTAKPIQVKSILVTNKKILGRTIGSLALAERYGVNVSRVTRSGFKFTGRLDLRIKFADKLKIVGPAEGIEAAAKELGNSLTALDHPEILPAFLGIFLGVIVGSIPIALPGMPTPLKLGLAGGPLIVSILLSRKRKIGPLNFFMANSANLMLREFGLTLFLSCVGLNAGIKFFDVLLHGDGLYYMGLAALITFIPLAIVATVGHLVFKVNYLSLCGVLAGATTDPPALAFANGQANSEAVNIGYASVYPLTMLLRILSGQVLAIFLLQAM is encoded by the coding sequence ATGACTTGGCTAATCGAATTATTCACAAAGCCCTCGGTGGGGCAACAGGTTGTGGCGATTGCGCTTACGGCTGCAGTCGGCCTCATGGTCGGTAAAATCAAGGTCAAGGGAATCAGCCTTGGCGGGGCGGGAGCGCTTTTCGTGGGCATCCTGCTCGGACACCTCGGTCTCCGTGTCGAAGGAAACGTCCTGCATTTCATACAGGAATTCGGCCTGATCCTTTTCGTCTACACCATCGGCATGCAGGTGGGGCCCGGCTTTATGGACTCTATTCGCCGCCACGGACTTGTACTGAACATTCTTTCGACAAGCATCGTGCTGCTCGGCGTCATCGTCACGCTTTGTCTGTACTTTCTTACCGATATGCATAACAACGTACCCGTGCTCATAGGAATGCTCTGTGGCGCCGTCACGAATACGCCCTCCCTAGGAGCCGCTAACTCAGCCTTTGCCGCGGCCGGGGTGGACACATCCCTTACGGGCATCGGGTACGCTGTTGCATATCCGTTCGGCGTCATCGGAATCATCCTGGTAATGATCCTTGTTCGCATCATCTTTAGGCAAGATCCGAACAAGGCGGCAGAAAAATACACGGCAGAAATCGCCGCCACAAGCAAAGAAATAGAATCCTGCAGCCTCACGGTCGACAACCAGAACCTCTTCGGAGTCATGCTGAAAGACATTCCCGACCTGATTTCGAGCGGAGTCGTGGTGACACGCCTCTTGCGCGGCGAAAGCATCTTCACGCCGAACGGAAAGACGGTTATCGAAAAAGGGGACAAGCTTCACATCGTAGGAATGCCCGAAGCAGTCACCGCCATGGAAAAGATTATCGGAAAGCGCCTCGAAACGCCCATCACGACATTCGCCTCGGATACCGCAAAACCGATTCAGGTTAAAAGCATTCTCGTAACGAACAAGAAGATTCTCGGAAGGACCATCGGATCGCTCGCGCTCGCCGAACGCTACGGCGTAAACGTGAGTCGCGTGACCCGCAGCGGTTTCAAGTTCACGGGACGCCTCGACCTCCGCATCAAATTTGCAGATAAGCTAAAAATCGTCGGCCCTGCCGAAGGCATCGAAGCCGCGGCAAAGGAACTGGGCAATTCCCTCACCGCACTCGACCACCCCGAAATATTGCCCGCGTTCCTGGGCATCTTCTTAGGAGTCATTGTCGGAAGCATTCCCATCGCCCTCCCAGGGATGCCGACCCCGCTTAAGCTGGGTCTTGCCGGCGGCCCGCTGATTGTATCTATCCTTCTCAGCCGCAAACGAAAAATCGGCCCGCTGAACTTCTTCATGGCAAACAGCGCAAACCTCATGCTCCGCGAATTCGGCCTCACGCTCTTCCTCAGCTGCGTAGGACTCAACGCAGGCATCAAGTTCTTCGACGTCCTCCTGCACGGCGACGGGCTCTACTACATGGGACTTGCAGCCCTTATCACCTTTATCCCGCTTGCCATTGTCGCGACAGTCGGACACCTGGTATTCAAGGTAAACTACCTCTCGCTCTGCGGTGTACTCGCAGGCGCCACCACCGACCCGCCCGCACTCGCCTTCGCAAACGGCCAGGCCAACAGCGAAGCCGTCAACATCGGCTACGCCTCGGTCTACCCGCTCACCATGCTGCTACGAATCCTGAGCGGACAAGTGCTCGCGATATTCCTGCTGCAGGCGATGTAA